A genomic region of Haliaeetus albicilla chromosome 8, bHalAlb1.1, whole genome shotgun sequence contains the following coding sequences:
- the LOC104314799 gene encoding E3 ubiquitin-protein ligase HECTD3-like, translating to MRAGGEAPHQVLGRLRFLLQCSECFRRARALPAALCYVPREVQYKICKDPSAAAAAAAARSLLSVWDSPGPARGGKRAARATIEVRKGGCLRATGEEYCNGAGLWVKLTKEQLEEYGSSRDLGEGWLLAQRFGEGGDKLVPVDSVEKIQWQHQTLGVDYKPAVSWEQVVDLTYSMRLGEKPRLAEQDEAAVQKFRSVPPGWSYEHDMELGRFLYDHSERELQYGDCTKEHLSSVEVSSQAEDGSAAHLTDNQTYTFWESNGPPGQHWVRLNMKKGTIVKKLWLMLDGQASSYVPRRVAVYGGAPNRLQHLRTVLINENSFQDVCILRDMKIHLPVLEIRILECRDQGYNVRLRGIKFKSFWERDLILNADMFQPARLVRYPLLEGVNRDVLYRRAVVIQRFVQLLDSVLCYLIPLSEDSVGTFNALRSMKPFLLLSKQSTALITHCLQSSESTPPHTLPKLYINRHLAREHRSNPALDPSCRNTVFTQLYEGLRSSKNNQPLDYRWPLSYSQWWECEFITEGVIDNGGGFRDSLSDISEELCPSSGDVAVPLPFFVRTSNKGNSGSDTRDLYVPNPSCRDFPKYEWIGQLMGAALRSKEFLILALPALVWKQLAGEEVSWSKDFATVDSELVKLLEVLEGVDREAFEFMFGRELTYTIVRSDQRVVELIPNGSSTVVCYEDRKEFIRLVQRARLEESKEQIAAMRAGLLSVVPQPVLDLLTWQQLEKKVCGNPEITVAELRRFITFEDFPSDDTRIQNFLEALDNFTSEDLSRFLKFVTGRSRLPVQITVYPERENLNALDLMPQASTCSCSFYLPNYSSAKACEELLRYAVYNCMSIDTDRNPWDE from the exons ATGCGTGCGGGCGGGGAGGCGCCGCACCAGGTGCTGGGCCGGCTGCGGTTCCTGCTGCAGTGCAGCGAGTGCTTCCGCCGCGCCCGGGCGCTGCCCGCCGCGCTCTGCTACGTGCCGCGGGAGGTGCAGTACAAGATCTGCAAGGacccctccgccgccgccgccgccgccgccgcccgcagcCTGCTCAGCGTCTGGGACAGCCCGGGGCCGGCGCGGGGCGGCAAGCGGGCGGCGCGGGCCACCATCGAGGTGCGGAAGGGCGGCTGCCTCCGCGCCACCGGCGAGGAGTACTGCAACGGCGCCGGGCTCTGGGTCAAGCTCACCAAG gagcagctggaggagtACGGGAGCAGCCGTGACCTGGGTGAGGGCTGGCTCCTGGCTCAGAGGTTTGGAGAGGGAGGAGACAAGTTGGTCCCGGTCGACTCCGTGGAGAAGATCCAGTGGCAGCACCAAACGCTGGGGGTCGATTATAAGCCCGCGGTCAG ctgggaaCAAGTGGTGGACCTGACCTACTCCATGCGCCTGGGAGAGAAGCCCAGACTCGCAGAGCAGGATGAGGCCGCGGTGCAGAAGTTTCG GTCTGTGCCCCCGGGCTGGAGCTACGAGCATGACATGGAGCTGGGGCGCTTCCTGTATGATCACAGCGAGAGGGAACTGCAGTATGGGGACTGCACCAAGGAGCATCTCAGCAGTGTCGAGGTCTCCTCGCAGGCG GAGGATGGCAGCGCAGCCCATCTGACGGACAACCAGACATACACCTTCTGGGAGAGCAACGGGCCACCGGGGCAGCACTGGGTGCGGCTCAACATGAAGAAAGGCACCATTGTCAA GAAGCTGTGGCTGATGCTGGACGGGCAGGCCAGCTCCTATGTACCCAGGCGGGTGGCTGTGTATGGGGGGGCACCGAACAGGCTGCAGCACCTGAGAACAGTCCTAATTAATGA GAACAGCTTCCAGGATGTCTGCATCCTCCGCGACATGAAGATCCATTTGCCGGTGCTGGAGATCCGCATCCTGGAGTGCCGGG ACCAAGGGTACAATGTCCGCCTGCGAGGGATTAAGTTCAAGTCCTTCTGGGAGCGGGACCTGATCCTCAATGCTGACATGTTCCAGCCAGCCCGGCTGGTGCGCTACCCTCTCCTGGAAGGGGTGAACAGAGATGTGCTGTACCGGCGGGCTGTGGTCATTCAGAG GTTTGTCCAGCTCCTGGACAGTGTCCTGTGTTACCTGATCCCCCTCTCTGAGGACAGCGTTGGCACCTTCAATGCACTCAGG AGCATGAAGCCGTTCTTGCTGCTGTCCAAGCAGAGCACAGCCCTCATCACCCACTGTCTCCAGTCCTCGGAGAGCACCCCGCCTCACACCCTGCCAAAGCTGTACATCAACCGGCACCTGGCCCGGGAGCACCGCAGCAATCCTGCACTGGACCCCAGCTGCAGGAACACCGTCTTCACCCAG CTGTACGAAGGGCTCAGATCTTCCAAGAACAATCAGCCCCTGGACTACAG GTGGCCCCTGAGCTACAGCCAGTGGTGGGAGTGCGAGTTCATCACCGAGGGCGTCATTGACAATG GCGGCGGTTTTCGGGACAGCCTGTCGGATATTTCAGAGGAGCTGTGTCCCAGCTCAGGCGATGTTGCTGTGCCCCTACCCTTCTTCGTGCGCACCTCCAATAAG GGTAACAGCGGCAGCGACACCAGGGACTTGTACGTTCCCAACCCCTCCTGCAGGGACTTCCCCAAGTATGAGTGGATCGGGCAGCTGAtgggagcagccctgaggagcaAGGAGTTTCTG ATCCTGGCTTTGCCGGCGCTGGTGTGGAAGCagctggcaggggaggaggtCAGCTGGAGCAAGGACTTTGCCACCGTGGACTCAGAGCTG GTGAAGCTGCTAGAGGTGCTGGAGGGGGTGGACAGGGAAGCCTTTGAGTTCATGTTTGGCAGAGAGCTGACCTACACGATAGTGCGGAGTGACCAGCGCGTTGTGGAGCTGATCCCCAATGGCAGCAGCACCGTGGTGTGCTACGAGGACCGCAAGGAGTTCATCCGCCTGGTGCAGAGGGCTCGGCTGGAGGAGAGCAAGGAGCAG ATCGCAGCCATGCGTGCTGGGTTGCTCAGTGTGGTACCTCAGCCTGTGCTGGACCTGCTCacctggcagcagctggagaagaaagtCTGTGGGAACCCTGAGATCACAGTGGCTGAACTGCGGAGGTTTA TCACGTTTGAGGACTTTCCCTCTGATGACACCCGTATCCAGAACTTCTTGGAGGCGCTCGATAACTTCACCAGTG AGGATCTCAGCCGCTTCCTCAAGTTCGTCACTGGCCGGAGCCGCCTCCCAGTTCAGATCACTGTCTACCCAGAAAGGGAGAA CTTGAACGCGTTGGACCTGATGCCACAGGCCTCCACGTGCTCCTGCAGCTTCTACTTGCCCAACTATTCCTC GGCCAAGGCCTGTGAGGAGCTGCTGCGATACGCCGTGTACAACTGCATGTCCATCGACACCGACAGGAACCCCTGGGATGAATGA